The sequence below is a genomic window from Deinococcus cellulosilyticus NBRC 106333 = KACC 11606.
CGGTACACCACCCTGAGCAGGCTGTCTTCGCTGTACCTGCCAAATTCCTTGCCCTGCAGGGTCTCAAATTTGCCGTCTCGCTTCACCAGATCAAGGATGCCGTCTTTGGAGCGTTTGCCCGGATCGGTCACGGGGTCCTTGTAAATGGGCTGGTACTCGCCGCCAATGATGCCTGCACTGGCTTTGTAGGCAAATTTCAGGGTGTCGCGGTTGACCATCTGGAGGAGCGCTCCGCCCATCCCGAAAGCCACGTTGGTGGCACTGTAGCCCTCACCCAGCAGGACCGCAAGGATTTCCCGGATGCTGTCTTCGTTGATGCCGTCCCCCTGAATCACCCTTACAGCGTTGAGCACCTTGAACCCTTTGCTGTTGATGGTGTGTCCGAACTTGGCATCCAGTGCACGCACGGTCATGCGGACCATTGCTGCAGGATCACCGGAATCCGGGCGGATCACCACGGTGGCTCCGCTTTCCAGGATTTCATCCCGCAGGGTGGTGCCCCAGTGCTCATTGATGGCTTTTTTGAGGTCGTAGGAGTCACTGACAATCGCAACTGTTTTTCCAGGCTTTGCAAACTGGGTGAGCATGTTGCGGTAGGCGTCCACCTCGTGCTCTTTGCCCCAGCTGGTGATGCTGGAGTGCTCGGCAGCCGGGATGCTGTACCCGGGCATGGGGGTGTTGTAGAACCTGCGTCCGTACATCAGGGCCTGAACGGTGTCCGTGCCCATGAAGTTGGTCAGGTGGGCCAGACCGCCGATGCCTGCACTTTCCTGACTGCTCACCCCTCTGGAACCAAAGTCGTGCAGTTTGAAAGCAATTTCAGCTTCGGGATCATCACTGCTCTTTTCCAGCGCTTCGCGGATGATTCCCTTGAGGTAATGGGACTGCGTGGCCACCGTGGTGGGGTACCAGACCCGCATGAGGAGCGTTTCAAACCAGCTGACCAGCCAGTAGCACTCGGGGTCGGTGTTGACCACACTCATCAGCACATTGTGGGTGGGGACGATGCTGCCTTCGGGCACCGCACGCACTTCCAGGGGAAGCTTTCCGTCGTGCTGCTCCACAATGTGCATCCAGCCCGCATGATTGAAAGGCTCTCCGTGGGCTTCAAGCATTTCTTTTGCCTCCTGAACCATTTCACGGGTGATGCGGATGGAGAGGTAGCGTTTCAGCAGGTACTGCAGTCCAAAAAAGCGGGTGTAAGGGTACTTGCCCCCACGGGATTCCAGGTAGGAGTGGATGTACTGGGTGTGGGGTGGGTACTGCAGGTAATGGCTGGCTTTGTAGGAATCCGTGTCAATGATGATGTTTTCGGTGATCATGATGGCCTCCTTTGAAGGCGTCCTGCGTCTTTCTTGTTCTCATAATCCAATTTCTAATTATGAGTTTGGTGAGCTGATGATCAGAAAGGCTTTGGAAGGGGAGATTTGATCCTGCCACAGGAAGGTTGCCGAGAGCCGAGGGCCCAGGGCCGAGAGCAAAAGGCATCCCCTCTTCAGCGGTCAGCAAGCCATCTCCCCTGAAGACTGCAATGGGGAACAGCAACCCATCAGCACCTGACATCCAGCAAAGCTTGAGCTCCAGCATTTTATGCCCTCGGCTCTCGGCTCTGGGTCCTCGGCCTTCTGCTTTCTCCGCTATCATCAAAAGAAGATGACATTCGACCTGCAGATGCTCGGGTATCCGCACTTTCGAGGGCTCAGACTGCCCCCGCACAAACCCGTGGCTCTTCTGATGCATCTGGCCTGCAGGCAGGGATGGGTGTCCAGAGAGGAACTGTCCACGCTCTTCTGGCCGGACACGGAAACAGGTCAGGCCCGACACAACCTGCGCATTTTGCTGCACCGCCTGAAGCAGCTTTCCTGGCTGGAAGGGCTGGAACAGGACGCCCAGCATCTGCGGTGGGAGGTGAGCACCGACCTGCAGGCGTTTTTGCAGGCGTTCCAGCGGTCCGACTGGGAGGAAGCCACCCGGCTTCATGCCTCTCCCCTGCTGGAGGGATTCCTGCTGGATGAGGTGCCTGGAATGGCCGCCTGGCTGGAAGTGGAGCGGGAGAGGCTCAGCAACCTGTGGCAGGAGGCAGCTGCCCAGCATGCCCGTGAACTTTCCCGGCAAGGTCAGCCTGCAGAAGCAGCACAGGTCCTGAAAAAGGTCCTGGAGCAGCATCCTCTGCAAGAAGACCTGTTTCGCATTTATCTGGAATGCACCTATCTGGCTGGAAAACGCAGCGAAGCCCTGCTGGCCTTTGAGGTTTTTGAGAAACAATTGCTGCAGGAGATGCAGCTTGCACCGCTGGAAAGCACCCTGCACCTGATTGACTTGATCCGCAAAGCAGAACCTCTGAATCAGACCGTTTCAGAGCAGAAGGTGTCCGCAGGAGTTGCTCCTGACATTCCCCTCAGTGTGCAGCGTCCTCCGCGCCTGATTGGTCG
It includes:
- a CDS encoding nicotinate phosphoribosyltransferase yields the protein MITENIIIDTDSYKASHYLQYPPHTQYIHSYLESRGGKYPYTRFFGLQYLLKRYLSIRITREMVQEAKEMLEAHGEPFNHAGWMHIVEQHDGKLPLEVRAVPEGSIVPTHNVLMSVVNTDPECYWLVSWFETLLMRVWYPTTVATQSHYLKGIIREALEKSSDDPEAEIAFKLHDFGSRGVSSQESAGIGGLAHLTNFMGTDTVQALMYGRRFYNTPMPGYSIPAAEHSSITSWGKEHEVDAYRNMLTQFAKPGKTVAIVSDSYDLKKAINEHWGTTLRDEILESGATVVIRPDSGDPAAMVRMTVRALDAKFGHTINSKGFKVLNAVRVIQGDGINEDSIREILAVLLGEGYSATNVAFGMGGALLQMVNRDTLKFAYKASAGIIGGEYQPIYKDPVTDPGKRSKDGILDLVKRDGKFETLQGKEFGRYSEDSLLRVVYRNGDLLIDESLEDIRKR